From one Cupriavidus sp. P-10 genomic stretch:
- a CDS encoding SDR family NAD(P)-dependent oxidoreductase — MSLPVATLVTGGSSGIGRAICEMLLADGVSQVVNVDYAAPAWSHPGMTFFQADLTDAEATRAVAEQVTSRFAVTRLVNNAGATRPGTADSATVADLDYVSGLHLQAPLLLVQACLPAMRAAGFGRIVNMASRAALGKPERVVYSATKAGLIGMTRTLAMELGGDGITVNAVAPGPIATELFRKSNPEGAEQTRRILASITVKRMGTPEDVARAALFFLSPDNGFVTGQVMYVCGGTTLGVAPV; from the coding sequence TTTGTGAAATGCTGCTGGCCGATGGCGTGAGCCAGGTGGTCAATGTCGACTACGCCGCGCCGGCCTGGTCGCATCCCGGCATGACCTTCTTCCAGGCCGACCTGACCGACGCCGAGGCGACCCGCGCCGTGGCCGAGCAGGTCACGTCGCGCTTCGCCGTCACGCGCCTGGTGAACAATGCCGGCGCCACGCGCCCCGGCACGGCCGACAGCGCCACCGTTGCCGACCTGGACTACGTGAGCGGCCTGCACCTGCAAGCGCCGCTGCTGCTGGTGCAAGCCTGCCTGCCCGCGATGCGCGCCGCAGGCTTCGGCCGCATCGTCAACATGGCCTCGCGCGCGGCGCTGGGCAAGCCCGAGCGCGTGGTGTACTCGGCCACCAAGGCTGGCCTGATCGGCATGACCCGCACGCTCGCGATGGAACTGGGCGGCGACGGCATTACCGTCAACGCCGTGGCCCCGGGCCCGATCGCCACCGAGCTGTTCCGCAAGAGCAATCCGGAAGGCGCGGAGCAGACCAGGCGCATCCTCGCCAGCATTACGGTCAAGCGCATGGGCACCCCGGAGGATGTCGCGCGCGCCGCGCTGTTCTTCCTGTCGCCCGACAACGGCTTCGTCACCGGCCAGGTGATGTACGTATGCGGCGGCACCACGCTGGGCGTTGCGCCGGTTTAA
- a CDS encoding Bug family tripartite tricarboxylate transporter substrate binding protein, which yields MRHDSQTSTTRRRLLAAGVALATTFAGFAGAAHAQGGYPTKPITLIVPFSAGGTTDILARIVGLQLGKALGQPVVIDNRPGAGGNIGASLAAKAPGDGYTLFMGTIGTHAINQSLYSKLPYDPVKDFAPISRVAMVPNLVVVNPKVPVNNVKELIAYVKGNPDKLSYGSSGSGSSMHLSGELFNSMTGLHIQHIPYKGSAPAVNDLLGNQIGLMFDNMPSSYPHVKAGKLRAIAVTSAKRSPALPNVPTVAESGVPGYEATSWFALYATGGTPQPIVDRLNAEVVKILAMPEVKKQMADQGAEPNPEKPAQLAAFMKAETAKWSKVVKASGATVD from the coding sequence ATGAGACACGATTCCCAGACCTCCACCACGCGCCGCCGCCTGCTCGCCGCCGGCGTGGCGCTGGCCACCACCTTTGCCGGCTTCGCTGGCGCCGCGCACGCACAAGGCGGCTACCCGACCAAGCCGATCACGCTGATCGTGCCGTTCTCGGCCGGCGGCACCACCGACATCCTGGCGCGTATCGTCGGCCTGCAGCTGGGCAAGGCGCTCGGCCAGCCGGTGGTGATCGACAACCGTCCGGGCGCGGGCGGCAATATTGGCGCCTCGCTGGCGGCCAAGGCGCCGGGCGACGGCTACACGCTGTTCATGGGCACCATCGGCACGCACGCGATCAACCAGTCGCTGTATTCCAAGCTGCCGTATGACCCGGTCAAGGACTTCGCGCCGATCTCGCGCGTGGCGATGGTGCCGAACCTGGTGGTGGTGAACCCCAAGGTGCCGGTCAACAACGTCAAGGAACTGATCGCCTACGTGAAGGGCAATCCGGACAAGCTGTCGTATGGTTCGTCGGGCAGCGGCTCGTCGATGCACCTGTCGGGTGAGCTGTTCAACTCGATGACCGGCCTGCATATCCAGCACATCCCCTACAAGGGCAGCGCGCCGGCGGTGAACGACCTGCTGGGCAACCAGATCGGTCTGATGTTCGACAACATGCCGTCGTCGTATCCGCACGTGAAGGCGGGCAAGCTGCGCGCAATCGCCGTGACCTCGGCCAAGCGCTCGCCGGCGCTGCCGAACGTGCCGACCGTGGCCGAGTCGGGCGTGCCGGGCTATGAAGCGACTTCCTGGTTCGCGCTGTACGCGACGGGCGGCACGCCGCAGCCCATCGTCGATCGCCTGAACGCTGAAGTGGTCAAGATCCTGGCCATGCCGGAAGTGAAGAAGCAGATGGCTGACCAGGGTGCTGAACCCAATCCGGAAAAGCCGGCGCAGCTGGCCGCATTCATGAAAGCCGAAACCGCCAAGTGGTCCAAGGTCGTGAAGGCCTCGGGCGCTACGGTGGACTGA
- a CDS encoding MmgE/PrpD family protein — translation MTHAVAPTVTARAASFAVDRTLCFPADALDIARLSIYDCLAVAIAGTREPVSQAVRGLVRQEGGAPQASAFGLSERIPARAAALLNGAVAHALDYDDTHFDFVGHPSVAVLPAALAVAEQQQAGGKALLEAFLIGVEITCRVGGWLGRPHYNAGFHQTATSGAFGATAASARLLGLDAGQATHALGLAATRASGLKCQFGTMAKPFHAGMAASTGVEAAALAALGFIARPDAIECPGGFAATHGAAQGCADEPFAGLSEAFRFVDVQHKFHACCHGTHPALEALKTLRTRHGLQPGDIAGVSLDIAPQWLPVCCIPQPATALEAKFSLSLTAAMVLAGVDTAALASFSDAACRDASLAELARRVEICPDPAVADTACRATVLTRSGVSLACQVELADPMTYETRATRLRGKVAALLGTQPAQALWDFVETLDALQAPDLYPRLHAWMAGEAA, via the coding sequence ATGACGCACGCCGTTGCGCCGACCGTGACCGCGCGCGCCGCCAGCTTCGCGGTTGACCGCACGCTGTGCTTTCCGGCCGATGCTCTCGACATCGCCCGGCTTTCCATTTATGACTGCCTGGCCGTGGCGATTGCCGGCACGCGGGAGCCGGTCAGCCAGGCCGTGCGCGGGCTGGTGCGCCAGGAAGGCGGCGCGCCGCAAGCCAGTGCCTTCGGCCTGTCCGAGCGTATCCCCGCCCGCGCCGCGGCGCTGCTCAATGGCGCGGTGGCGCATGCGCTGGACTACGACGACACGCATTTCGATTTCGTCGGCCACCCGAGCGTAGCCGTGCTGCCAGCCGCGCTGGCCGTGGCCGAGCAGCAGCAGGCCGGCGGCAAGGCGCTCCTCGAAGCCTTCCTCATCGGTGTGGAGATCACCTGCCGGGTGGGCGGATGGCTGGGCCGGCCGCACTACAACGCCGGTTTCCACCAGACCGCCACCTCGGGCGCGTTTGGCGCCACCGCTGCCAGCGCCCGCCTGCTCGGCCTCGACGCCGGACAGGCCACCCACGCGCTGGGCCTGGCGGCCACGCGGGCATCCGGCCTGAAGTGCCAGTTCGGCACGATGGCCAAGCCATTTCACGCGGGCATGGCCGCCTCCACCGGCGTGGAAGCGGCCGCGCTCGCCGCGCTGGGCTTCATTGCGCGCCCGGATGCCATCGAATGCCCGGGCGGGTTTGCGGCCACCCATGGCGCGGCGCAAGGCTGTGCGGACGAACCGTTCGCCGGCCTGTCCGAAGCCTTCCGCTTTGTCGACGTCCAGCACAAGTTCCACGCCTGTTGCCACGGTACGCACCCGGCATTGGAAGCCCTGAAGACCCTGCGCACGCGGCACGGGCTGCAGCCCGGCGACATTGCCGGTGTTTCGCTCGACATCGCGCCGCAGTGGCTGCCGGTCTGCTGCATCCCGCAGCCGGCGACTGCACTGGAAGCCAAGTTCAGTCTTTCGCTGACGGCTGCCATGGTGCTGGCCGGTGTGGACACGGCCGCGCTGGCGTCGTTCTCCGACGCCGCCTGCCGCGATGCCAGCCTGGCGGAACTCGCCCGACGCGTCGAGATCTGCCCGGATCCGGCTGTCGCGGATACCGCTTGCCGCGCCACCGTGCTCACCCGCTCGGGCGTCTCGCTGGCCTGCCAGGTCGAGCTGGCCGACCCGATGACGTATGAAACCCGGGCTACCCGCCTGCGCGGCAAGGTCGCGGCCTTGCTGGGCACGCAGCCGGCGCAGGCCTTGTGGGACTTTGTTGAGACCCTTGACGCGCTGCAGGCACCGGACCTGTATCCACGCCTGCACGCCTGGATGGCCGGCGAGGCCGCCTGA
- a CDS encoding Bug family tripartite tricarboxylate transporter substrate binding protein, with protein MKKWIVAAVLGGLAGLAGASDNYPSRPIRLIVGYAAGGPVDSAARVYARHLGNALGQPVVIDNRAGAGGAIAATQTSRSSPDGYTLFFVGSPTLTMAPLVQKTATYKPLKDFTLVGLLNTYTNVLLVPNESALKSVNDLVSYARSHPDAMAFGSAGVGASNHLAAELLAQRGGVRFLHVPYKGNSPAVTDLIGGKIGFMFDVTGTAIGYVQGGKVRALAVTSQARNAALPGVPTVAESGLKGFDVSGWFGLIGPPGLLPAVVERLVAANREVGNNAAFRQSLARGGYTPSISGPAQFTERLRQDLALWSEVITKAKIEAQ; from the coding sequence ATGAAAAAATGGATCGTCGCCGCCGTGCTGGGCGGACTGGCCGGGCTCGCCGGTGCGTCGGACAACTACCCCTCGCGGCCCATCAGGCTGATCGTGGGCTATGCGGCCGGCGGTCCGGTCGACAGCGCGGCGCGGGTCTATGCCCGGCACCTGGGCAACGCGCTGGGGCAGCCGGTCGTGATCGACAACCGCGCGGGCGCCGGCGGTGCCATTGCCGCGACCCAGACTTCCCGGTCAAGCCCGGACGGCTATACGCTCTTCTTCGTCGGCAGCCCGACGCTGACCATGGCCCCGCTGGTCCAGAAGACGGCGACCTACAAGCCGCTCAAGGACTTTACGCTGGTCGGCCTGCTCAACACGTATACCAACGTGCTGCTGGTGCCGAACGAGTCTGCGCTGAAGAGCGTAAATGACCTGGTCAGCTATGCCAGGAGCCATCCCGACGCCATGGCATTCGGTTCGGCGGGCGTGGGCGCATCCAACCACCTCGCCGCGGAACTGCTTGCCCAGCGCGGCGGCGTCCGTTTCCTCCATGTGCCGTACAAGGGCAATTCCCCGGCCGTCACCGACCTGATCGGCGGGAAGATCGGCTTCATGTTCGACGTGACCGGCACCGCGATCGGCTATGTGCAGGGCGGCAAGGTGCGGGCGCTGGCCGTGACTTCCCAGGCGCGCAATGCCGCCTTGCCCGGCGTGCCGACCGTCGCCGAGTCCGGGCTCAAGGGCTTCGACGTGAGCGGCTGGTTCGGCCTGATCGGCCCGCCCGGGCTGCTGCCGGCCGTGGTCGAGCGGCTGGTGGCGGCCAACCGCGAGGTCGGCAACAACGCCGCGTTCCGGCAAAGCCTGGCGCGGGGCGGCTACACGCCCAGCATCAGCGGCCCCGCCCAGTTCACCGAGCGCCTGCGGCAAGACCTGGCGCTGTGGAGCGAGGTCATCACGAAGGCAAAGATCGAGGCGCAATGA
- the tcuB gene encoding tricarballylate utilization 4Fe-4S protein TcuB: MQKLEALAREAAQLAGEDAGTIATPGAGRVIRILPLTDNEAEVARQMQICNACRYCEGFCAVFPAMTRRLEFGKADVNYLANLCHNCGACYHACQYAPPHDFGVNVPQAMAKVRLETYSEYAWPAPLGKLYKRNGLTVSVALALGLALFLVLAVMMGGALWQRHAGGNFYAVFPHNTLAAMFGAVFGFSVLALGVGVRRFWRDVSAGTASAPAVVEAAKNVLALTYLDGGHGDGCNETSDGFTLARRRFHHFTFYGFMLCFASTAVATAYHYLLGWHAPYPVASLPVLLGVAGGVGLLIGPAGLLWLNLRRHPMQGDVRQRPMDRGFIALLLLTSATGLGLLALRDTLAMPLLLAVHLGVVMALFATLPYGKFAHGIYRSAALLKSAIEKRQGGGPQVGSD; encoded by the coding sequence ATGCAGAAGCTTGAAGCCCTGGCGCGCGAGGCCGCGCAACTGGCCGGCGAGGATGCAGGCACGATTGCCACGCCTGGCGCCGGTCGCGTGATTCGCATTCTGCCGCTGACCGACAACGAAGCCGAAGTCGCGCGGCAGATGCAGATCTGCAATGCCTGCCGCTACTGCGAAGGCTTCTGCGCGGTGTTCCCCGCGATGACGCGGCGGCTGGAGTTCGGCAAGGCCGACGTCAACTACCTGGCGAACCTGTGCCACAACTGCGGGGCGTGCTATCACGCCTGCCAGTACGCGCCGCCGCATGATTTCGGCGTCAATGTGCCACAGGCGATGGCGAAGGTGCGGCTGGAGACGTACAGTGAATATGCGTGGCCGGCGCCGCTGGGCAAGCTCTACAAGCGCAACGGCCTGACGGTGTCGGTTGCGCTTGCCTTGGGGCTGGCATTGTTCCTGGTGCTGGCGGTGATGATGGGTGGTGCCCTGTGGCAGCGGCATGCCGGCGGCAACTTCTACGCAGTGTTCCCGCACAACACGCTGGCTGCGATGTTTGGTGCGGTGTTCGGGTTTTCGGTGCTTGCGCTTGGGGTTGGCGTGCGGCGGTTCTGGCGCGACGTGTCGGCCGGCACGGCGTCAGCGCCTGCGGTGGTCGAGGCCGCGAAGAACGTGCTGGCGCTGACCTACCTGGATGGTGGGCATGGCGACGGATGCAACGAGACCAGCGATGGCTTTACGCTGGCACGTCGGCGTTTCCACCATTTCACGTTCTACGGCTTCATGCTGTGCTTTGCCTCGACGGCGGTGGCTACGGCGTACCACTACCTGCTGGGCTGGCATGCGCCGTATCCGGTTGCGAGCCTGCCGGTGCTGCTGGGTGTCGCTGGCGGGGTCGGGCTGCTGATCGGGCCTGCTGGCTTGCTATGGCTGAATCTCCGGCGACATCCGATGCAGGGAGATGTGCGGCAACGGCCGATGGATCGGGGTTTCATCGCGCTGCTGTTGCTGACCAGTGCCACCGGGCTCGGGTTGCTGGCATTGCGCGACACGTTGGCGATGCCGTTGCTGCTGGCGGTGCACCTTGGTGTGGTGATGGCATTGTTTGCGACGCTGCCGTACGGGAAGTTTGCGCACGGGATTTATCGAAGTGCGGCACTGCTCAAGTCTGCGATCGAGAAACGGCAAGGGGGCGGGCCGCAGGTGGGAAGCGATTGA
- the tcuA gene encoding FAD-dependent tricarballylate dehydrogenase TcuA, with the protein MVDVLVIGGGNAALCAALMAREAGASVLLLESAPRAWRGGNSQHTRNLRCMHDAPQDVLVDAYPEEEYWQDLLRVTGGITDEHLARLVIRASSGCRPWMRRHGVRFQPPLSGALHVARTNAFFMGGGKALVNAYYRSAEAMGVQVRYETPVDAIEMDGDRFVAARSGSQRFTARTCVLAAGGFESNREWLREAWGQNERGEWPADNFLIRGTRFNQGVLLRHMIEAGADAIGDPSQSHCVAIDARAPLYDGGICTRIDCVSLGIVVNRDAERFYDEGEDFWPKRYAIWGRLVAQQPGQIGYSIIDSQAIGRFMPPVFPGEKADTLPELARKLGLPEAQFVRTVQDHNAACRVGTFDHTALDDCHTEGLVPAKTHWARPLDQAPFYGYALRPGITFTYLGLKVNDRAQVHFGGRPSGNLFVAGEMMAGNVLGKGYTAGVGMSIGTAFGRIAGTQAARAAGIKTGAVHAEA; encoded by the coding sequence TTGGTCGATGTATTGGTAATCGGCGGCGGCAACGCGGCCCTGTGCGCGGCGCTGATGGCGCGCGAAGCCGGGGCCTCGGTGCTGCTGCTCGAATCCGCGCCGCGCGCCTGGCGTGGCGGCAATTCCCAGCACACCCGCAACCTGCGCTGCATGCACGACGCGCCGCAAGACGTGCTGGTCGATGCCTATCCCGAAGAAGAGTACTGGCAGGACCTGCTCAGGGTCACCGGCGGCATCACCGACGAGCACCTGGCGCGGCTGGTAATCCGCGCCTCGTCCGGCTGCCGGCCGTGGATGCGCAGGCATGGCGTGCGCTTCCAGCCGCCGCTGTCGGGGGCGCTGCATGTGGCCCGCACCAACGCCTTCTTCATGGGCGGCGGCAAGGCGCTGGTCAATGCGTATTACCGCAGCGCCGAAGCGATGGGCGTGCAGGTCCGCTATGAAACCCCGGTCGACGCGATCGAGATGGATGGCGACCGCTTCGTCGCCGCACGCAGCGGCAGCCAGCGCTTCACCGCGCGCACCTGCGTGCTGGCCGCGGGCGGCTTCGAGTCCAACCGCGAATGGCTGCGCGAGGCCTGGGGCCAGAACGAACGCGGCGAATGGCCCGCCGACAACTTCCTGATCCGCGGCACCCGCTTCAACCAGGGCGTGCTGCTGCGCCACATGATCGAAGCCGGTGCCGATGCCATCGGCGATCCGTCGCAGTCGCACTGTGTCGCCATCGATGCGCGCGCACCGCTCTATGACGGCGGCATCTGCACGCGCATCGACTGCGTGTCGCTGGGTATTGTCGTCAACCGCGACGCCGAGCGCTTCTATGACGAGGGCGAGGACTTCTGGCCCAAGCGCTATGCGATCTGGGGCCGTCTGGTGGCGCAGCAGCCCGGGCAGATCGGCTACTCGATCATCGACAGCCAGGCCATCGGCCGCTTCATGCCGCCGGTGTTCCCCGGCGAGAAGGCCGACACGCTGCCTGAACTCGCGCGCAAGCTCGGGCTGCCGGAAGCGCAGTTCGTTCGCACCGTGCAGGACCACAACGCGGCGTGCCGCGTCGGCACCTTCGACCATACCGCGCTGGACGATTGCCATACCGAGGGCTTGGTACCGGCCAAGACGCACTGGGCACGGCCGCTGGACCAGGCGCCTTTCTACGGCTACGCGCTGCGGCCGGGCATCACCTTCACTTACCTGGGGCTCAAGGTCAACGACCGGGCCCAGGTGCATTTCGGCGGCAGGCCGAGCGGGAATCTGTTCGTGGCAGGGGAAATGATGGCGGGCAACGTGCTCGGCAAGGGATATACGGCCGGGGTCGGCATGTCGATCGGCACGGCGTTCGGACGTATCGCTGGCACGCAAGCCGCGCGAGCGGCTGGCATCAAGACGGGAGCGGTTCATGCAGAAGCTTGA
- a CDS encoding LysR family transcriptional regulator translates to MELRQLRYFVSVIEHGSMGKAALELGVVTSALSQQISRLESELSTRLLQRTSTGVVATDAGLAFWRQAQLALRHIDDAALAARQARLSGHVSVGLPPSTAGVLALPFMQAMRERYPDVRLRMVESLSGYLGAMLSARQIDLAVLFSEEPAQRWSVLPLLDERLFVIGAEGLAGMPRGESTSVAALGKLPLILPSGSHGLRALVAACFRQARREPQVVAEIDGLAILMDAVQGGLGATIQPGAALARSQGMPYRSVLLTDTGATRPNLLVSLSDDELSPAGLAARVVLADVAATLVREGRWPGATLRPR, encoded by the coding sequence ATGGAACTGAGGCAACTGCGCTACTTCGTCAGCGTGATCGAGCATGGCAGCATGGGCAAGGCGGCGCTGGAGCTGGGCGTGGTCACCTCCGCGCTGAGCCAGCAGATCAGCCGGCTGGAAAGCGAACTGTCGACGCGGCTGCTGCAGCGCACCTCCACCGGCGTGGTCGCCACCGATGCCGGGCTGGCCTTCTGGCGCCAGGCCCAGCTGGCGCTGCGCCATATCGACGACGCCGCGCTGGCCGCACGCCAGGCGCGCTTGTCGGGCCACGTCAGCGTCGGGCTGCCGCCCAGCACCGCCGGCGTGCTCGCGCTGCCCTTCATGCAGGCCATGCGCGAGCGCTACCCCGACGTGCGGCTGCGCATGGTGGAAAGCCTGTCCGGCTACCTTGGCGCCATGCTGAGCGCGCGCCAGATCGACCTCGCGGTGCTGTTCAGCGAGGAGCCGGCGCAGCGCTGGAGCGTGCTGCCGCTGCTCGACGAGCGCCTGTTCGTGATCGGCGCCGAGGGCCTGGCCGGCATGCCGCGCGGCGAAAGCACCTCGGTGGCGGCGCTGGGCAAGCTGCCGCTGATCCTGCCCAGTGGCTCGCACGGATTGCGCGCGCTGGTCGCCGCCTGCTTCCGGCAGGCCAGGCGCGAGCCGCAGGTGGTGGCCGAGATCGACGGCCTGGCCATCCTGATGGATGCCGTGCAGGGTGGCCTGGGCGCCACCATCCAGCCCGGCGCGGCGCTGGCGCGCAGCCAGGGCATGCCCTACCGCAGCGTGCTGCTCACCGACACCGGCGCGACCCGCCCCAACCTGCTGGTCAGCCTGTCCGACGACGAACTGTCGCCCGCGGGACTGGCCGCGCGCGTGGTGCTGGCCGACGTGGCCGCCACGCTGGTGCGCGAAGGGCGCTGGCCGGGCGCCACGCTGCGGCCGCGCTGA